The following is a genomic window from Plasmodium yoelii strain 17X genome assembly, chromosome: 12.
GAAAATGtttattcttataattttatcaaaCACAAGGGAATTGTATTAAAGAGCTCTTGTTTGCTACTTATTCTCGAAAGGTTTATTAACATCAGAGAAAACAATCTTTTAAGTTTTAAGAaatatgtaatttttttaaaagaaaatattaaaaaaaaaatatatgaacatgACAGGACAGatttgtatttaaaaaaatgtttaattaatgaacaaaaaaataataattttttttataaattcaaaaaattgaTTCAAGGTTTatctaaaatattatttttttcaaataataataaaatatcacATAATGAAATAGAACAACAATCAAAAAATTCTCCATTAGGTGATGGAAATTATAGTGGGCACAGTATTTTTAAGACGGTTTTTGAAAGTGTAATggttgaaaaaaatatgaacgttcagaaaaaattagaaaaagaaataaatatttcagaagaaaaaacaattttagaTCAACCAAATGAATTGAATAaagaaacaaaaataaaagaagaaaatagaacaaatgaaatattagaAAAAGAAAGTAAAGAAATTTCTATAGAAATTGATACAAGAAAAAGTAGCATGGATTTCGAAGAAATTGTAGATAAGAATGCACACACAAATAAAcgtgataaaataaatatggataatgatgaaaataataaaagtattCAAAATGTAACAAAAGAATATGATTATGagtcaaataaagaaaataattttaagtttaaggattttataaattatataaataatatatttttttcattaaaaaaaatagaagatATTggaaaattaacaaaatatattatatttaataatagttatggtttattaaaaattatgatattttttgtactcatttttttaaatttttttatgttcacTTTTGATGCAATTATCCAAGCaatgatattttttacagctttatattatttaacattatcaaaaaaatcagtattaaattatttaaaagattTATTATTAGTTGTTGACCCAtcaagtatttttttttataacataaCAAAAAGTTTAAAAGCCATAATTATATGTACATtaaaaagaatatatttttatacaatgTATATATggttaatattttcattttttcagtTTCCAATTATTTATGTACCTACTTTAATGTGTATGATTTTATCTCTTATACCAATTATATCACCAGAAAtactaatattaataatagtttTACATTTATGGATCATACAAaagcaaaaaataatatctgttatattgtttatagtgaatttttttatttatttatattttactaCTACTATATATACTGAAATACCATACATACATGCATGGCTTGTTTCATTATCTTTATTTCTTTCAATTACAACCTTTGGATCAAAAGGAGTTATATTAGGACCATTTATTGCATCTATTCCTCTTATTTTACATCAAATTGccataaacaaaaataatgcagaaaatattcaaaatatacGAAGtaaagaaatgaaaaaacaaaaattgaAACAAAAACAAATACGTAAGCTAAAAGAAAAATCTAAACAAAAattgaaacaaaaaaaaaaacaacaaaatactgttaataataaaatggataaaagaggaaaatattatgaaactaaaaaaaattataaaacatcttcagaaatatttaaaattgcAAAAAAATGTTCTCAAAATTCGACTAAAAGTCAATATaaaagtaatatatataacaacatTCGACGAAATAATGTATCAAGTATTGATAACTCTTTATTATTTAGAAATGGAACTAAAAATAACAACTTTACGAAATTGAATTATGGTAATAAGGTGTTCCATAGTGAAAGCTTCGAGCAATACGGTGGCAGTATTGCATCTTTATTTGAAAGTAATGAagataacaaaaaaaaaagacagaAAAAGGTATTCTTGTGGAAAAATAAACTAcataaattgtataaaattattgaaataaataataatgcacGCGGTAATACACGCGGTAATACACGCGGTAATACATAcgacaataataatgatgataatgataataactCTTTACAAAGAAATGCGGAACAAAATCTATGCAAAAAAATAAGCTCAAATtctatacataaaaaaaaaggtgTTATACACAAAAGTTATGAACATTGTTCATACGAAAACATGGTCAACAATtgtgatgaaaataataagttaGCTCTGTACATTTACAAACGtgataaacaaaaaaataaaataaaaaataataaaaagaataataaaaaagagacaaaaaataatcttcatttattatcaaaaaaaattaataaacataaaataatcacaaaaaattcattacaaaaaacaaaagatttagtaaatatttatagcaagtttcaaaataatttacaacattttttttcctaCATAACAAATGATACATGATATTTTTTCATGTGATTGTGGAAATAAAAtaggagaaaaaaatattatcatacccaactatttattttatatgtattttttttatattatatatttcgcTTTTTTTAGTcaaaatttatgtaatttataaaatttgctTTCTTATTTCGTACAACATCAAgaattattaaattagtaAATAAAACGTCGATTgcgtttttattattatattttttttattattctatattttttattattctatatttttttttattattcttatattttttttattcttatattttttttattattatattttttttattattctatattttttattattctatatttttttttattattcttatattttttttattcttatattttttttattcttatattttttttattattcttatatttttcattttgatgATATGATTGCAATTTTGTTGATTTCCTAActtgtttttgttttaatagtGATAacttttttcattaaaaaaaaaaataaaaataataaaaaaaataagataataaaaaaaaaataagataataaaaatataatatattgaaATGCCgctaatttataaatttccACTTTTTTTGCTAGCATAATTTATCATTATgccatataatatatactttcaatttatgcataaaaataaatatagcatacatataaatttcttatcactttattttttgcaatttttaacttttcatttttaacaCCAAAGTGTGAGACATAACAAAAAAcaagtttaaaaaaaaaaaaaaaaaaaatttaaacataATCAAGGAGAACCAAATTCAAAAGAGAAAAATACATCAAatatgaaagaaaaaaaaaaaaaaaaaaatgaagaaattgACAACTCCCTGTTTACTGTTTCTCGTTATATTCCTGATGGAGAATTTACTGAAGATGATTTTACAAAAGTGGTAGAAAAGAAGAAGGAAGAAAATGACAAGGAGGAAAAGGAAGAaaaggaagaaaaaaaaaaaaaggaaaagaaggaagaaaatattaacaaaactAGCCAAAACAATTTtacaaatgtaaataatttagatataattGATGAACAAGCATggtttaataatttaatcaAAAATACTGATCAACAAGATCTTAGTGAAAATTCATATGACTCAGAATATGacgaaaatattattataaattcagataacatttttaaaaatatatatcctttttttaaaacagaAGAAGATCCTAATTATTTTCTTGAGAAAAAGGAGTTGCACACatttataaaacaaaacCGGTTAAATTGAACCAcacacatgtatatattaatatatgtgcTTATGTTTTTGTATTCAAATTTTTACTGTGGAATGagtaaaatgttttattctCTTTTCTTCTCtttccttatttttttttattttatttcatttatttatttcatttatttttttcatttatttatttatttttgtataaaatatgtgAAAAAATGCCATTCGCGCATATTCATGTAAATATGTATACCATGTTCATGTAAATGTGTATACCATGTTCatgtaaatatgtattaaattttttttttttaaatataaaaaatgtatatgcaaCATTTGCATTGCTAATAACCAAATAGCTTCAAATTCGCTTGACAATAAAATTGTCTATAATCCTGTTGCTAGAACAGCTAGCTACTATATATTATGACATGTACATGTGGATATGTGAATAGAGTAAGAAAGAGAATAAAAAGATAATTATGAGTCCGAAGCTTGAAATAAATCATCAGGACCAAACATAATGTTTAATCCATTATCCACATATATTGTTTGTCCAGTAACTGCACTACTTTCTTTTGATAAAAGAAATGAAGCAACAGATCCAACATCAGTagatagtaattttttttttaagggTGCATATTTTTCTGAATAATCAATTGCATAATcaataaatgaataattttgtttatcattttcaCCTGAActgttcatattatttttttgattattattaaatttattaatagcAGTAGCTGCTCTAGATTTAAGTGGTCCTGCACTAATAGTATTAATtcttatgttatattttcgACCTAAATAATAAGCTAAAACTCTTGTATCCGATTCTAATGCAGCTTTTGCACTTGACATACCACCACCATATCCAGGCACAACTTTTTGGCTAGCTTGATATGTTAATGAAACAATACTTCCTCCCGGATTcataaatttacaaaaatgtTTACATAAAGATATTAAAGAATAGGAACTTTTACTAATAGCATCTAAATATCCATCTCTACTTGTGTCTAATAAACTTTTTTGTACTTCTCTTCCATTAGCTAATGAATGCACAAGCATTGatatttttccatatttattataaattaaattagcTACTTCTtcaatactataattttttaaattattatatcttttattattttttgtatcttCATCTATATCATCATAATTATCGAATCCAGCATCAAGTGGTAAAACATCAAGTATTTCCATTcgttttaaattatcattattaattatcATATCTTTGTCAAATTTTCCAGattctaaattttttataaatatgttataaaCAGGCGGCCACACTCCAAAAATTACTTTTACATTTCTTTTGCTAAGCTCTTTAGCTATACCCCAACCATACCCATTTGAATCTCCCACTCCGGCGATGAAACAAATTTCGCTTCCACTTTCGCTTCCACTTACGCTTCCATTTTCActtccattttttatattctcgATTATGTCATTTTGGCTACTTCCAACATTTAttcttaaattattttcatttttattttttcttaaaattttatttttccaataattttctttattcaTTCGTAAGGAAggaaatgtttttttttcatatccAGTGTTAGTGAAACATGTTATCTTCAGATAGTTAAATATTGAGATAATTAAGAAAAGTATTAcctttttatacatttttaaaatgaatatattcaATAAAAATTCTATTAACAATATTATTGTTTGCTATTTTTGAGTTTAGCAAAAATGTGTTGcaataacaaaaaaagtaTCTTATACCTTGCAGAACAAAGTGCAATACaactataaaaaattaggaaaattcaaaaaaaaaaaaatatatttttatgaaaaaaaatgtatattcgTACAGTTTGGtaattatagaaaatatatgtatgcatgtgtgttatgaatatttattttttcttttttttttttttatttgcttaCACTTTGGATATACCTATGATCTCACAATATTTCGACTCATTATTTAtacgaaataaaaatacgaaACAATAACCATTTCTTTATATTGTTCAAATGGAATATGTTCTACAATCAAATTTGAAGCTACTATAATGCTTTATGTTTCCATCATGATTTTTTTATCGTGATTATTTTTAGCCAAATCtccattttattttgttatatatttgaatttaaacaTTATACACATTAATATATGGACAGCACATGTTGGTCTctacaaattattatttgatgagtataaatatatataagaaaatattaacataaaaaattattaatattttttgcacTAAcctataataaaatatgcaaCATATGtaaaaaagtaaataaaagaaaaaattgttgtggcatatatacatgcatatgtataaacaaaaataatgtaacAGTATGAagtatatacacatatttattttatttacaataatatgaaagagaaaaatatatacttattacACATAATTGCACTAATCAAAAAGTGACGTacattgttattttatttgttttaaatatatcaaggtatgttaaatttttttaaaatacattatatttGGCTTTTATATGACAATGATAAATTTCGTGTATGTCTTTTGTTCTAATTATCATTAGTATATGCACAAAATGTAAGTATATGTTTTGtcttattaatataataacaaaaaaataacataaaataacataaaaaaataacaaaaaaataacataaaaaaataataatacaccaccttatttgtatttttcttCTGAACAgtacagaaaaaaaaaaaatatggaagctaaaaaaaaaaaaattataaacaaagGCGTTTGTGCTcctacaaataaaatatcaaatattttgttaaagacAAAATATGCCGAAAAATATCCAAAAACCTTATTAGAGGAGCATGCccaaaatttaaatttacaAGGCCtccaaaataatttaaagcaTAACCAAGCTTATGATAATGCTATAGATTTAAAAGTAGGtgtttaataatttatttcatattattttataaatataaaatacatgtatttttttttatttataataatatcttttatatactaattatatttatatattggttTATTCTTCCAAGTTAAAAACCCTTATCAAGCATTTATATAATCTAAAATCCAAATTGgaacatgaaaaaaaaatacaaaaaggaaataaaaaaaatattttactcaatgaaataaatatccAAAAGgacaaacaaataaatattaacagtcataaaaaaaaacgtcCCATAAAAAATGATGGTCTAAAAATCGCTGGGAATGTTACtccaaataataaattacatGAACAGTAcataaagtaaaaataattgaatTAACTTAAAATTAAAGCCTGCATAATTATtcataaatatgttatattatGTAATGTGTTATAtcataaatatgtttttttttcacgaTTTTCCAATTTCAGTGGGGAGTCAGTTGAAAATGTAATTCCACAAgtaattatcaaaaaaaaaaattaataaataagttCGATTAGatctatatacatatataaaacatatatgtgtgtatagACATAATATGTGGTTATATTTTTCGGCTTAACATTCATTTATGTACCTTAACTCCGTTGTAGCTAATAAAGGTAATcgaaatttataaaaacaaaaatatagaaGAACAAAGAAGTAAAACatgtattattgaaaaatatgaaaatatgttaaggaatattaaaaaaagacaCATAAAAGAGATCAATGAaatcaaaaattatatacttatGGATGTAGATTTTTTAATACagtaagaaaaaaaaaaaaaaaaaaaaaaaaaaattgtatttggctattttttttattatggcTAGTTGTATTGAAACAAATCAcataatacaaatattttttttttcacatttttatatttgaataGAAAATACAGAAATGTATCATTTGAATTGTTACAAATTAGCaaagataaagaaaatgaaaaagttcatgagaaaaataaaattactgAAATATGTGTTAATGCGTGTAAAAGATTCGAGGAGGATGTGAATAAAAAAGCCAAggttaaaattaaaaatttttgaaaactgcatatatatacatatatatatatatgtgtgtgtgtgtgtgtgtgtgaaATATAGAAATGCATAATTGTAGAATACTAAAAATTACATGATAGCCAATCTAGCATTTTTCTATTTGAATTTTCAGGATTTTGTTGAGGTACACACATCCAAAGTCAGCAAATCAATAAACAATATTAATAAGGAGAATgataatttacaaaaaaaaatgtaactttatttaaatgtttattatatattataggcATGGgaatattaatttatgtattttttattcttttattttttattcttttattttttattttaaatggtATGCAAATATAGTACACTCTTTCACATTTTTAGAATTctcttgaaaaaaaaaaatgaagaagagataaatataaataaaaaaaaaagtcttgaaatatttcaaaatcaaataaatgaTGAGCGTGAAATTAATGAAGAACTTCGGAATCAAATTTTGTTCGAAAAGACACAACGAAAtgaatttatgaaaaatttatattctagtgtaaaaataaaaaacactAAAAAacactaaaaaaattgtatatttaattatgcttaatatattataacttaatAATAGTAGATATTTATTCCAATTGTGAAATTTGTGCATTTTCATCatgatatataaatatgctcatttttttatttggccCATTTATTATTCCCAATGTAGGTTGATTctcaaataaaaaagtatgAAGAAagcattataaaaatatttcatgaTATACTACttgaatataatattaatattgataTTTCTACATTGtcggaaaatataaataaagccATGGATAAACGTTACAAAAACGGAAACACAAACAGTTACATTATCACCGAggtaaaaattatttattcattagGCTTTCTGATATGTTGTTATTTTGTTCTGCACTTGATAAGTTCGaaattttgcatttttttgcattttttgcAGAAGCATGACCAAACAAACGGAAAATATTCCTTCGCCCCGTCATAATAATAACTTAAAATAACACattatgttattatttgttttgttAATTTGAATATCATTTGTAAATGGTAATTTTCCCAAAGTAATGCCATCTCATATATTATCTATATTGTCGttgaaatattttgatactaatttatttttcctcAATGATAATTATTTGGGTTATTtcgtatttatatttttattgtgaTTACCCATGACtgtttaataatattgtcAAATGCAATAAGAGTAACAGATGTGTAATAgttttattgttttatataattttgttttcaaatttaatatactttttttgttttaagttttttttcttgAATATATTGGTAAAAAATTTGCAAAgattaaaaaaagtaaagaatataaaattaaaataaatatagctAAAATAAGAGGATATAATAAAGactgaaataaaatattaaatattcctaaaataatattgcaaaataaaaatattgttaaaGTATtagaatttattttatctaaaatagttatatttatttcttctgTTATTATTTCCTCTATGATATAACTTAAACTAGCCATAAAAATGCTAATAGatgatattataaatatgtaattaACATTACATAAAACTCGAATACTATATTTTCCATACTTGTTTAGTATCcaatgtaatatataaaaaataaaagaaaaaaaaaatagctttATATTTAAGTATACACTATAATATTTATCTTTTGCAAGTATTAAATCGTAAATTTTGCAAATTTGGCTGTAAATTTTGTTGCCAcaaatttcattattattgtctAACTTTTCatctaaattttttttttttttttttttttttttttcaccatAATCAACAATAAATATGTTCCAAAATGAATAAGAAAATGTATACAAATTAATTGATCCTATAAGATTAAATATTCCTTCTTTATTTGCTTCGAAAAATGTATTTCTCtccttttttaataatatataactatgtatatcaaatatatgtataaataattcatatataacaATTGAAATACagctaaaaataaaaattcgtttttttttattttttaatatattaaatattatatttgttatgactaataaaaaaaataaggttAAGAAAAAATTCCAGTGTATTCCATATTCTGTTATgctataattataattaaaaaatgttatagcGAAAAATCGACCAATTcccaaaataaacaaaataaaatattttattatatatttaaaaatatcattattttgttctGTATATTTAACTGTCTTTTCATTTGTTGTATTATCTTTACCATGTTGTTCATTCCCACTATTTATGCCCACCTGTTTGGCTACCTGTTCGTCTGCTTTATTGGCTACCTGTTGGTTTGCTTTATTGGCTCTCTTCCTGTAGCTGTATGCACTGGTTGTTATACAGGCGCCTATTCCTAAATCCATCAGAGTGTTTCCATAGTAAGCCGATTTCTTAAAAtgttttggaaaaaaaaaaaagtctACAGCAAATATACACAAATATGTAatacacatatttataaCTCGTGTATGTATTAAACAGTTATATGAATTATCtgattttcttttattttctacaaaataaatttttgaaGAGTGTGCTTGACCATTTggttttaattcattttcacTTTCGTTTTTACTTTCGTTTTt
Proteins encoded in this region:
- a CDS encoding enoyl-acyl carrier reductase encodes the protein MYKKVILFLIISIFNYLKITCFTNTGYEKKTFPSLRMNKENYWKNKILRKNKNENNLRINVGSSQNDIIENIKNGSENGSVSGSESGSEICFIAGVGDSNGYGWGIAKELSKRNVKVIFGVWPPVYNIFIKNLESGKFDKDMIINNDNLKRMEILDVLPLDAGFDNYDDIDEDTKNNKRYNNLKNYSIEEVANLIYNKYGKISMLVHSLANGREVQKSLLDTSRDGYLDAISKSSYSLISLCKHFCKFMNPGGSIVSLTYQASQKVVPGYGGGMSSAKAALESDTRVLAYYLGRKYNIRINTISAGPLKSRAATAINKFNNNQKNNMNSSGENDKQNYSFIDYAIDYSEKYAPLKKKLLSTDVGSVASFLLSKESSAVTGQTIYVDNGLNIMFGPDDLFQASDS
- a CDS encoding GPI-anchored wall transfer protein 1, putative yields the protein MKRVNLISYLFICPLNVAHILDSVFYMHEINKNANNNNYLFRYNNDNDNNNEIERLYHDKDLHEVSQIFFHLSQKYKLYLKKKEKDKLNIVDISKNNNDDIYKFKDIIINDKEIYFLYENVKTKEIEKIQINKSNKVSSYLNLLKNDSCIYKLNMIEYNKIKNKVNHSNDIVLNTYYIYLLLLFFSLCIYIEKNIFIIFPKLRKFEIIVTLLIILIPSIIYLFFFFFFTITNVIFSYIFFYFLFYPFTHKSKNESKNESKNESENELKPNGQAHSSKIYFVENKRKSDNSYNCLIHTRVINMCITYLCIFAVDFFFFPKHFKKSAYYGNTLMDLGIGACITTSAYSYRKRANKANQQVANKADEQVAKQVGINSGNEQHGKDNTTNEKTVKYTEQNNDIFKYIIKYFILFILGIGRFFAITFFNYNYSITEYGIHWNFFLTLFFLLVITNIIFNILKNKKKRIFIFSCISIVIYELFIHIFDIHSYILLKKERNTFFEANKEGIFNLIGSINLYTFSYSFWNIFIVDYGEKKKKKKKKNLDEKLDNNNEICGNKIYSQICKIYDLILAKDKYYSVYLNIKLFFFSFIFYILHWILNKYGKYSIRVLCNVNYIFIISSISIFMASLSYIIEEIITEEINITILDKINSNTLTIFLFCNIILGIFNILFQSLLYPLILAIFILILYSLLFLIFANFLPIYSRKKT